The window ACAGCGGCGAGCACAGTCCCCGATCGAATGTCCGGGAGCAGGATCGGTATCTTCCGATCGCGAATATTAGCCGGATTATGAAGAAGGCGCTTCCGGCGAACGGTAAGATCGCTAAGGATGCGAAGGAGACTGTGCAGGAGTGCGTTTCAGAGTTCATCAGCTTCATCACCAGCGAGTACGGCGTCGTTTTGGTTTGTTGTTTTGTCTTTTTGTGAGTTTAATTTTGACTTTGATGTGAGGATTTGGGAATATGTGCAGGGCGAGCGACAAGTGCCAGAGGGAAAAGAGGAAGACGATTAATGGTGACGACTTGCTTTGGGCTATGGCGACTTTAGGTTTCGAAGACTACATTGATCCTCTCAAGGTTTACCTTGCGAAATACAGAGAGGTAATTCTATTTTGTATTTGACTTGCTTGCGGAAATGTATTAATCTCTTTAATTTTCTAGATCTATTTGTTTATACAACTGAATTGTTTGAGATATGCAGTGAAATGAGTGTTTGGTAATGTCATTAGTGTTGTAGGGTATGGTTGGTTTGATGTAGTAATTACGATATTATTGTGGGACACTGACTAATATACTGTTACTTTTGGTTTCATTGATTGTCTTCTGGTTCGATTGGGATGTTGCAGATGGAGGTTAGTTGAATTGTCCCTGTTTAGTAGATTTTACTATTGTTTACTGTGAGTTGTTTTGTTTATTATTGGGTTTTTGGTTGCGTCTTGTAACAGGGTGACACCAAGGGTTCAGGCAAGGGTGGAGACTCTTCTTCTAAGAAAGAAGCTCAGCCAAGTGCCATTGCTCAGGTTTATTATGATTTTGGTATATTAGTTACACTAAGCTAGGATTTCGTCTTTGGAGGTTGTAACTTATAAGACATTTTGTGTTGTGGCAGATTCCTCACCAAGGTTCTTTCTCTCAAGGAGCTACTTACTCAAATTCTCAAGTAATCTCCTCTCCTCTGTCATTATGTTATCTATTTGTGGCTGCATCATATCAAATTCTCATCATCTCATTTGCATGCATGAAGGGTTATAAGCTCATTTTGGGTATTTGATATCTTCATATGTTTTGTGGGGATTTCTTCATATATTTTGTTGGAGTGTTCTTGTTATAATATTACAATACCTATAGTAATTTATCCCTTTGTATATGGACTGATTGCATTTTATACATGGACATTACCGAGTGCCCTTTAGTTTAGTGAATGAAACACCTCATTTTAGGTAGCAGCTTATTGGGGAGTATCATTGATTCTGCAGATTCTAATGATACTTGACTAAGCATTCTTTCAGTCGAGCTTTTCAACTATTGAAAGAGTCAAGTGGAGAAAGGCATACAATCTCTTGTCGCTAGGATTTAGACGTTTCCGATTCGAATGTTTAGGGGTTTCTTTAACTGCTTTTTGAAATGGAGTAAACTGTTTACCAAAGAGCTGTTGGTCTAGCTGTCAGACACTTGGTTTGCTCCCAAGTGCTCTGGGGTTTGACTCTCTCCCGTTGTGTACCCACCTATTATTGCTAGAGTTTCCGGCTTCCCAAATGTTGTGGGGTCAGGCAGGAAGCCTATGGATTATCGGGTCAAAGATCCCTTAGTTTTTTTTTTTTTAGGAGTAAAACTGTTCAGCTTTAATTGTATTAGTTGCAGAAAGG of the Fragaria vesca subsp. vesca linkage group LG6, FraVesHawaii_1.0, whole genome shotgun sequence genome contains:
- the LOC101300939 gene encoding nuclear transcription factor Y subunit B-10-like, which gives rise to MAEGPASPGGGGSHDSGEHSPRSNVREQDRYLPIANISRIMKKALPANGKIAKDAKETVQECVSEFISFITSEASDKCQREKRKTINGDDLLWAMATLGFEDYIDPLKVYLAKYREMEGDTKGSGKGGDSSSKKEAQPSAIAQIPHQGSFSQGATYSNSQTQQMMVHMQGSE